In a genomic window of Blastocatellia bacterium:
- a CDS encoding ABC transporter permease codes for MNILKLILYELQEGTVLAWRAFAALFTRPRYFRDMLNQMDTIGVGSLVIVLLTGFFTGAVLALQTGMTMSSLGAKGFTGRLVATSLLRELGPVLTSLMVAGRVGSGIAAELGTMLVSDQIDAMRALGTDPIRKLVTPRMVALLVMVPALTIIAVMVGTGGGLVVAVTLLGLPYTQYTSSAKLAFKLNDVTGSLIKALVFAFIIAVVGCRAGLRTSGGAVGVGRSTTQSVVVASILILVADFFITRALQIFLPPGQ; via the coding sequence CGCTTTTCACCCGACCCCGGTACTTCCGAGATATGCTCAATCAGATGGACACGATCGGTGTGGGGAGCCTGGTGATCGTTCTGCTAACGGGATTTTTCACTGGAGCTGTACTTGCCCTACAAACAGGTATGACGATGTCGTCGCTCGGGGCCAAAGGATTCACCGGACGCCTGGTTGCAACGTCATTGCTGCGGGAGCTGGGACCGGTGTTGACGTCATTGATGGTGGCGGGTCGCGTGGGGTCGGGCATTGCCGCGGAACTCGGTACGATGCTCGTCAGCGATCAAATTGACGCCATGCGTGCTCTGGGCACCGACCCCATACGGAAGTTAGTCACCCCCCGAATGGTTGCTTTGCTGGTGATGGTTCCGGCCCTCACCATCATTGCCGTCATGGTCGGGACGGGAGGAGGGCTGGTCGTGGCCGTAACGCTTTTGGGCCTGCCCTATACACAGTACACCAGTTCCGCCAAACTGGCGTTCAAATTGAACGACGTGACGGGGAGTCTGATCAAGGCTCTGGTCTTCGCCTTCATCATTGCCGTAGTCGGCTGTCGCGCTGGTCTGCGTACAAGCGGAGGAGCGGTCGGCGTCGGACGTTCCACGACGCAATCGGTGGTCGTGGCTTCGATCCTGATTCTGGTGGCCGATTTCTTCATCACCCGTGCCCTGCAAATTTTCCTGCCCCCCGGTCAATAA
- a CDS encoding MlaD family protein, whose product MPTRKKITFSELKVGIVVLVAIALLIFMILTASGEIGFIREEFLVRARVAEVDGLIPGNEVRLAGVRVGNVVEVKFGEIPTRPEDPNTVEIVMRVNPEIARERIRSDSVVTLGSIGLLGDKVVEISPGTKNGKPIQSGDYLQSAPGTNIRKIISGVDPLIADLTDTAEQIRQMVLRINQGQGTVGKLIRDPKVYEDLDATIIEARDLVRRIREGEGTVGRLINDPTLYDDLKRAVTRLERVTREIQEGQGTISRLLREPDVYDSLNRTMKRVEEIAERVDTIATRIEKGEGTVGRLINDPALHEDARVMVANMKEISGKIETGEGTLGALVHDRQLYDNLNSLSSELVRLLYDFRQNPGKFLRFKISIF is encoded by the coding sequence ATGCCGACACGGAAAAAGATCACCTTCAGTGAACTCAAGGTGGGAATCGTCGTCCTGGTGGCCATCGCCCTGCTCATCTTTATGATCCTCACGGCCAGCGGCGAAATCGGCTTCATTCGTGAGGAATTTCTCGTGCGGGCGCGGGTCGCCGAGGTGGACGGGCTGATCCCCGGCAACGAAGTTCGTCTTGCCGGTGTCCGCGTGGGAAATGTCGTCGAGGTGAAGTTCGGCGAAATTCCCACCCGCCCCGAAGACCCCAACACGGTGGAGATCGTCATGCGGGTGAATCCGGAGATCGCCCGCGAGCGCATCCGATCGGATTCGGTCGTCACGCTGGGCTCCATCGGACTGCTCGGGGATAAAGTGGTTGAGATTTCGCCGGGAACGAAGAACGGCAAGCCCATTCAAAGCGGCGACTACCTCCAAAGCGCGCCGGGGACAAACATCCGGAAGATCATCTCTGGCGTGGATCCCCTCATTGCTGACCTGACGGACACTGCCGAGCAAATCAGGCAGATGGTCTTGCGCATCAACCAGGGACAGGGGACGGTGGGAAAGCTCATCCGCGATCCCAAAGTGTACGAAGACCTCGATGCCACCATCATCGAAGCCCGTGATCTGGTTCGGCGAATCCGTGAGGGCGAGGGGACAGTAGGTCGGCTCATTAATGATCCAACCCTCTACGACGACTTGAAGCGAGCAGTGACTCGACTCGAGCGCGTCACCCGCGAGATTCAGGAAGGACAGGGGACAATCTCCCGGTTGCTCCGGGAACCCGACGTCTACGACAGTCTCAACCGGACGATGAAACGGGTGGAGGAGATCGCCGAGCGCGTTGATACGATCGCCACCCGGATCGAAAAGGGTGAGGGGACGGTCGGTCGCCTGATCAACGATCCCGCCTTACATGAGGACGCCCGCGTCATGGTCGCCAACATGAAGGAGATCAGCGGAAAGATTGAGACTGGCGAGGGGACTCTGGGCGCTCTCGTTCATGATCGCCAGCTCTACGATAATCTCAATTCGCTCTCATCAGAACTTGTGCGCTTGCTTTACGATTTCCGGCAAAATCCGGGTAAATTCTTGCGATTTAAGATCTCGATATTCTGA
- a CDS encoding cytochrome c peroxidase, which yields MTCLLVICGAGLLLTITGCRREERAEFQPEILPLPEGLAGYEAMEIPPDNPQTPEKVALGRQLFFDKRLSADQSRSCYSCHLNEKGLSDGLPTAIGALGKKLPRNSPTLWNIGYHKEFYWDGRSSPLEKQINAAWTGPNMSAKPDEIAARLNSIEGYRKQFQRVFGTDATPENIVKALAAYTRTIIGGKTAYDRYRLGDSTALSEEAKRGLEVFKRVGCDQCHAGILFTDLQYHNVGIGMDKPEPDLGRFKVTNQERDKGAFKTPTLRDVARSGPYFHDGSVATLEEAVDLMLAGGKPNPWLDRVNLKPAKITPEERQALLAFLRSLTEEGQLKEPRLPEQ from the coding sequence ATGACCTGCCTTCTTGTCATCTGCGGTGCGGGACTGCTGCTTACAATCACCGGTTGTCGCCGCGAGGAGCGAGCAGAGTTTCAGCCGGAGATTCTGCCCCTACCCGAGGGATTAGCCGGATATGAGGCGATGGAAATCCCTCCCGATAATCCCCAGACACCGGAGAAAGTCGCCCTCGGGCGTCAACTGTTTTTCGACAAGCGGCTGAGCGCCGATCAGTCACGGTCGTGCTATTCCTGTCATTTGAATGAAAAAGGATTGAGCGATGGGCTGCCGACGGCCATCGGAGCACTGGGGAAAAAACTCCCGCGCAACAGCCCGACGCTCTGGAATATCGGTTATCACAAAGAGTTCTACTGGGACGGTCGGTCGTCACCGCTGGAGAAACAGATCAATGCAGCCTGGACCGGTCCCAACATGAGCGCCAAACCGGATGAGATCGCCGCCAGGCTCAACAGCATCGAAGGTTATCGAAAGCAATTCCAGCGGGTCTTCGGCACCGATGCCACTCCCGAAAATATCGTCAAAGCCCTGGCGGCGTATACGCGGACAATCATCGGAGGCAAAACAGCCTACGATCGCTATCGCCTGGGGGATAGCACGGCTCTCAGCGAAGAAGCCAAACGCGGCCTGGAGGTGTTCAAGCGGGTCGGCTGCGATCAATGTCATGCGGGGATTCTGTTCACCGATTTGCAGTATCACAACGTTGGCATCGGGATGGATAAGCCCGAGCCTGATCTCGGCCGCTTCAAGGTGACCAACCAGGAGAGAGATAAAGGGGCATTCAAGACGCCCACGCTGCGGGATGTGGCCCGCTCGGGCCCCTATTTCCACGACGGCAGCGTAGCGACATTGGAGGAAGCGGTTGATCTGATGCTCGCCGGTGGCAAACCGAATCCCTGGCTGGACAGGGTCAATCTCAAACCGGCCAAGATCACTCCTGAGGAGAGGCAAGCTTTGCTGGCGTTCCTTCGCTCATTGACCGAGGAAGGTCAACTTAAAGAGCCACGGCTGCCCGAACAGTGA
- a CDS encoding sialidase family protein — MERRVLVLLLLLMLVWPSPSIATAAQSVFWQPTNGPSRKAVFSLIVGDYLFASAYGEGVFRSADDGETWEVLTTGLTSLNVISLAFNPVTGSLFAATGGLVDGAGVFRSRDNGETWTPVNRGLTKLNVVSLLITPTGTVLAGTYGAGIFRSSTDGDRWMAVGPSGTTITTFAITPQGHLLAGSGNLFGGQGRIFASSDEGMTWASVSTFRTSITSLLSDSHGHLFAGTGSLSGGDGVYRSDDQGRTWVPLSLRRMNILSLARNERDDLFAASANLNGPGAGVFRSLDDGLTWSSIGLQGMNVLSLAVRSDGYLFAGSGVGRVFRSRESTLRE; from the coding sequence ATGGAACGTCGAGTGCTCGTGCTCTTGCTCCTGCTAATGCTCGTGTGGCCTTCCCCATCCATTGCGACAGCGGCACAATCGGTTTTCTGGCAGCCGACAAACGGACCTTCACGGAAGGCTGTGTTCTCCCTAATCGTCGGTGACTACCTCTTTGCGTCGGCCTATGGTGAAGGAGTCTTTCGTTCGGCCGATGACGGCGAAACCTGGGAAGTCCTCACCACAGGTCTCACCAGCCTCAATGTCATTTCTCTCGCTTTTAATCCCGTAACGGGATCGCTCTTTGCTGCCACCGGGGGGCTCGTGGATGGCGCGGGCGTGTTTCGCTCCCGGGACAATGGAGAAACGTGGACACCCGTCAACAGAGGCCTGACAAAGCTCAACGTTGTGTCGCTGCTGATCACGCCGACGGGAACCGTGCTGGCCGGCACATACGGCGCCGGTATCTTCCGGTCCTCAACTGATGGTGACCGGTGGATGGCCGTGGGGCCATCGGGGACGACGATTACGACATTCGCCATCACCCCGCAAGGACACCTCCTTGCCGGTTCTGGCAATCTTTTTGGCGGGCAGGGGCGAATCTTCGCTTCCAGCGACGAGGGAATGACGTGGGCTTCGGTGAGCACATTCCGAACTAGCATCACCTCTTTGCTGAGCGATTCGCATGGCCATCTGTTCGCAGGAACCGGTAGCCTCAGCGGAGGTGATGGGGTCTACCGATCAGACGATCAAGGCCGAACATGGGTGCCGCTCAGCTTGCGTCGGATGAACATTCTGTCACTGGCCCGGAACGAGAGGGACGATCTTTTCGCCGCCTCCGCTAACCTGAACGGGCCGGGAGCCGGCGTTTTTCGCTCGCTCGATGACGGCCTCACCTGGTCCAGTATCGGGTTGCAAGGGATGAACGTTCTTTCGCTAGCGGTTCGCTCCGATGGCTATCTCTTCGCGGGAAGCGGCGTAGGTCGTGTTTTTCGCAGCCGGGAATCAACACTCCGCGAGTGA